A region of Terriglobia bacterium DNA encodes the following proteins:
- a CDS encoding catalase family protein: MKHLYIFLKWLAALAVIVLLFAAWLFDRDRAPACSPMGEQVTDNEPFLTSEIIRMAIDTSVQQRAHLMENTAKHVSPPPSSEKTAPGYRPDAYRRDAHPKGHGCVAATFKVDRVEDRFAFGVFAQPGQYDALIRFSSGSPTLQPDFMKDARGMAVKLFNVPGKKLLPFEEDDTTQDFTMMNNPVFFIRTLEEYAQFNQMLAYGNPKEYFIDPTGNPLKWHLRELWLGTGTQKPRPDSLATTRFYSASAYALGPNGYVKYSAVPCSSNKVMPPDAKQSKEFDYDYLRLELANQAVSGSACFDFMVQAQVPGKNMPVEDTTVEWNEADSPFIKVATITFKPDPNNNSAERNTACEAMSFNPWHSLASHRPVGVMNRVRKALYQEMSRYRTTKNCATFCQERCTANACSPGCSESCTAACPLLNEPATAELPADVCHPPAVAKTAARVR, encoded by the coding sequence ATGAAGCACTTGTATATCTTCCTGAAGTGGCTAGCGGCGTTGGCGGTGATCGTGCTGCTCTTTGCGGCCTGGCTCTTTGATCGCGATCGCGCCCCCGCCTGCTCTCCCATGGGCGAGCAGGTCACGGACAACGAACCGTTCCTGACCAGCGAAATCATCCGGATGGCCATAGATACTTCCGTCCAGCAGCGCGCGCATCTGATGGAGAACACGGCCAAGCACGTATCGCCGCCGCCCAGCAGCGAGAAGACTGCTCCCGGATACCGCCCTGATGCTTATCGCCGCGACGCGCATCCCAAAGGCCACGGATGCGTCGCCGCCACGTTCAAGGTGGATAGAGTAGAAGACCGCTTCGCGTTCGGCGTTTTTGCCCAACCCGGCCAGTACGACGCATTGATCCGCTTCTCCAGCGGCAGTCCCACCTTGCAGCCGGACTTCATGAAAGACGCGCGCGGCATGGCCGTAAAACTTTTCAACGTTCCCGGCAAGAAGCTGCTGCCCTTTGAAGAGGACGACACCACGCAGGACTTCACCATGATGAACAACCCGGTGTTCTTCATCCGCACGCTGGAAGAATACGCGCAGTTCAACCAAATGTTGGCTTACGGCAACCCAAAGGAATACTTCATTGACCCCACGGGCAATCCGCTGAAGTGGCATCTTCGCGAACTCTGGCTGGGCACCGGCACGCAGAAGCCGCGTCCTGACAGCCTGGCCACCACTCGCTTTTACAGCGCGTCGGCCTACGCGCTGGGCCCCAACGGTTACGTCAAATACAGCGCCGTGCCATGTTCCAGCAACAAAGTCATGCCGCCGGATGCCAAGCAGTCCAAAGAATTTGATTACGACTACCTCCGCCTGGAGCTGGCCAACCAGGCCGTCAGCGGCAGCGCGTGTTTTGATTTCATGGTGCAGGCCCAGGTTCCCGGCAAGAACATGCCGGTGGAAGATACCACCGTGGAGTGGAATGAGGCTGATTCTCCCTTCATCAAGGTGGCCACCATCACCTTCAAGCCTGACCCCAACAACAACTCCGCGGAACGTAACACGGCGTGCGAAGCCATGTCCTTCAATCCCTGGCACTCGCTGGCGTCCCACCGCCCGGTCGGGGTGATGAACCGCGTGCGCAAGGCCCTTTATCAGGAGATGTCGCGCTATCGCACCACCAAGAATTGCGCCACATTCTGCCAGGAGAGATGCACGGCCAACGCGTGCTCGCCTGGCTGCAGTGAGAGCTGCACGGCTGCGTGCCCGCTGCTCAACGAACCCGCAACAGCTGAACTTCCCGCGGACGTTTGCCATCCTCCGGCGGTGGCGAAGACGGCTGCGCGCGTGCGATGA
- a CDS encoding SMP-30/gluconolactonase/LRE family protein has protein sequence MSLRQSEFVEVASGLGYPEGPVYLADGSLVAVDVKAGALLHFLPDSANPGKFLPPKSINLGGSPNGCALGPDGALYVCNSGGFSFETVPGLPWTLNIPTIQAPGYAGGEIQRVDLTTGAFETWCGPQSVVPQTNPKVLACGIPALTDPRGLRAPDDLAFDSTGGLWFTDWGKDEGFTRDVTGVYYLPAGSRTPILKIPGRMSPNGIVLSPQEDRLYVAETLSRWIVYWELSSPGTIKCNMRPSGFPLRTLDGSYLLTAKIPGCGQLDSMTMDAEGNIYAATMMPQGLDPMVNGGITVVSPKGEILEFIGFDIGAPEPLPSNMCFGGPDGKTAFMTLAGTGRIVSCRMAIPGLQRKFSNT, from the coding sequence ATGAGTCTTCGCCAATCTGAATTCGTCGAAGTTGCCAGTGGCTTGGGATACCCGGAAGGCCCCGTCTATCTCGCCGACGGCAGCCTGGTTGCCGTGGATGTGAAAGCCGGCGCGCTGCTCCATTTTCTTCCTGACTCCGCCAACCCCGGAAAATTCCTGCCGCCCAAATCCATCAACCTCGGCGGCTCGCCCAACGGCTGCGCTCTTGGGCCCGACGGCGCTCTCTACGTCTGCAACAGCGGAGGCTTTTCCTTTGAGACGGTTCCCGGATTGCCATGGACGCTCAACATTCCCACCATCCAGGCCCCGGGATACGCCGGCGGAGAAATTCAAAGAGTTGACTTGACAACCGGCGCCTTTGAAACCTGGTGTGGGCCGCAATCAGTTGTGCCCCAAACCAATCCCAAAGTGCTGGCCTGCGGGATTCCCGCCTTGACCGATCCTCGCGGTCTTCGCGCCCCTGACGACCTGGCCTTCGATTCAACCGGCGGGCTCTGGTTTACCGACTGGGGCAAAGACGAAGGGTTCACCCGCGACGTCACCGGTGTTTACTACCTGCCCGCGGGATCGCGCACGCCGATTCTGAAGATTCCCGGACGCATGTCTCCCAACGGCATCGTGCTTTCTCCCCAGGAAGACCGCCTCTACGTGGCGGAAACCCTTTCACGATGGATCGTTTACTGGGAACTCTCCTCCCCCGGGACCATCAAGTGCAATATGCGTCCTTCCGGATTTCCGCTGCGCACGCTCGACGGTTCGTACTTGCTCACGGCGAAGATTCCCGGCTGCGGCCAGCTGGATTCCATGACCATGGACGCCGAAGGAAACATCTACGCGGCCACCATGATGCCGCAGGGCCTGGATCCCATGGTCAACGGTGGCATCACCGTGGTCTCTCCTAAAGGCGAAATTCTGGAGTTCATTGGATTTGATATCGGTGCGCCGGAACCGCTGCCTTCGAACATGTGTTTTGGCGGGCCTGACGGCAAAACGGCGTTCATGACTCTGGCCGGCACCGGCCGGATCGTAAGTTGCCGCATGGCCATTCCCGGATTGCAGCGCAAGTTTTCCAACACTTGA
- a CDS encoding protein kinase, whose product MLGRTLGHYRIEEQLGAGGMGVVYKARDTRLDRDVAVKIISPESHNPALEEAFRREARLASSLNHPAIVTILDIVHEGDLACIVMEYLAGQTLNYLIPENGFPVETALELALQIGSGIAAAHAAGIVHRDLKPGNIVVGPTGRIKILDFGLAKLAERSTDSTTRSVSVFGDKVVGTIAYMAPEQARGEQVDQRADIFSFGVIFSQMLTGQLPFHAPNPVALIRAMQISEPTPVRQLRPEIPASLEAITLRALAKDREERFPTMTEMMRALTQRITPAGWQADDSSPESAAARSRSAPVVSSTTTSSILPPATGTERTSIAVLPFSSVAADPEDGYLASGLASEVIRALTGVPGLRVAPQRASFQLGEQASDPMTVARTLNTRYVVTGTVRRAGPRLRVVVELVDAIEERVAWAQKYDRMMTDIFDMQEEISKAIVSSVGGHLIRVVTDFAYRTPTDNLDAWGLVRKAYHIWNYEFSPAGVAQAISMLRRAMELDPAYAAAHAFLSMYLMQTVLHGISPNPQGDWAEAIAAAERAGELAPNESEVLASCSLVWLQNGQYEKAVQCLNRAVQIAPFDLVAWGYLGLAHASAGGEKEILEAHRILSRLLADAPDHPSVPYWLQFITVANLRLNRNEDAVTSARRSVELQPGYTFHQVFYAEALCRCGHKDEALKVLAAIQTYSPGFTLEHFEKICLGFTRSAAIAEKICGCIKALENSHLRQRGA is encoded by the coding sequence ATGCTCGGGCGAACTCTGGGACATTATCGGATTGAAGAGCAGCTGGGCGCCGGCGGCATGGGCGTGGTCTACAAGGCCCGTGACACGCGTCTGGACCGCGACGTCGCCGTCAAAATCATTTCTCCGGAATCCCACAATCCTGCTTTGGAAGAGGCCTTTCGCCGCGAAGCGCGCTTGGCGTCGTCGCTCAATCATCCCGCCATCGTCACTATTCTTGACATCGTCCATGAAGGCGACCTGGCCTGCATTGTCATGGAGTATCTGGCCGGGCAGACGCTGAACTACCTGATTCCTGAAAACGGCTTCCCCGTGGAGACCGCGTTGGAACTGGCCCTGCAAATTGGCAGCGGAATCGCGGCGGCGCACGCGGCCGGGATTGTCCATCGCGATCTCAAGCCCGGCAACATTGTGGTGGGGCCCACCGGCCGGATCAAAATTCTGGATTTCGGTCTGGCCAAGCTGGCGGAGCGGTCCACGGACAGCACCACGCGCAGCGTGAGTGTGTTCGGCGACAAAGTTGTCGGCACCATCGCCTACATGGCGCCGGAGCAGGCCCGCGGCGAGCAAGTGGACCAGCGCGCGGACATCTTTTCCTTCGGCGTGATCTTCAGCCAGATGCTCACCGGCCAGTTGCCCTTCCACGCGCCCAATCCGGTCGCCTTGATTCGCGCCATGCAAATCTCTGAGCCCACGCCGGTGCGCCAGCTCCGGCCGGAAATCCCCGCGAGTCTGGAAGCAATCACGCTGCGCGCGCTGGCCAAGGACCGCGAAGAGCGCTTTCCCACCATGACAGAAATGATGCGGGCTCTGACGCAGCGGATCACTCCGGCCGGGTGGCAAGCCGATGACAGCTCGCCCGAGTCGGCTGCGGCCCGCTCACGCTCCGCGCCAGTTGTTTCCAGTACGACTACATCCTCAATCCTTCCGCCGGCAACCGGAACGGAAAGGACATCCATCGCGGTCCTGCCGTTTAGCAGTGTCGCCGCCGATCCGGAAGATGGTTACTTGGCATCGGGACTCGCTTCTGAAGTCATCCGCGCCCTCACCGGGGTCCCCGGTTTGCGCGTGGCGCCGCAGAGGGCGTCCTTTCAGTTGGGGGAACAGGCGTCTGATCCCATGACGGTGGCCAGGACGCTGAACACCCGCTACGTGGTCACCGGCACGGTGCGCCGCGCCGGCCCGCGTCTGCGCGTCGTGGTCGAGTTGGTGGACGCCATTGAAGAGCGCGTCGCCTGGGCCCAGAAATATGACCGCATGATGACCGACATTTTTGACATGCAGGAGGAGATTTCCAAGGCCATCGTCAGTTCCGTCGGCGGGCACCTCATCCGCGTGGTCACCGACTTCGCTTACCGCACACCCACCGACAACCTGGACGCCTGGGGCCTGGTGCGCAAGGCCTACCACATCTGGAACTATGAGTTCAGTCCCGCCGGCGTGGCCCAGGCCATCTCCATGCTTCGCCGGGCCATGGAACTGGATCCCGCTTACGCCGCCGCGCATGCGTTTCTCAGCATGTATCTCATGCAGACCGTGCTGCACGGGATATCGCCCAATCCGCAGGGCGACTGGGCGGAAGCCATTGCCGCCGCGGAGCGCGCAGGTGAACTCGCGCCTAACGAATCGGAGGTCCTCGCGTCGTGCTCGCTGGTCTGGCTGCAAAACGGCCAGTATGAAAAAGCCGTTCAGTGCTTGAATCGCGCCGTGCAAATTGCGCCATTTGACCTGGTTGCCTGGGGCTACCTTGGCCTGGCGCACGCCAGCGCGGGCGGCGAGAAGGAGATTCTTGAGGCCCATCGCATCCTCAGCCGGTTATTGGCGGACGCGCCGGATCACCCCTCGGTCCCTTACTGGCTGCAATTCATTACCGTCGCCAATTTACGGCTCAACCGGAATGAAGATGCGGTCACTAGCGCCCGGCGCTCGGTGGAGTTGCAGCCCGGCTATACCTTCCATCAGGTTTTTTATGCTGAAGCCTTGTGCCGCTGCGGCCATAAGGATGAAGCGCTCAAGGTCCTCGCCGCCATCCAGACCTATAGCCCGGGGTTTACCCTTGAGCATTTCGAAAAGATCTGTTTGGGTTTCACGCGTTCGGCCGCTATCGCCGAAAAGATTTGCGGCTGTATCAAGGCCCTGGAAAATTCCCACCTGCGGCAGAGAGGTGCTTGA
- a CDS encoding FKBP-type peptidyl-prolyl cis-trans isomerase, protein MGLLFAQAKKEAAPAGPTKVMGKPQNTASGVEYWDIKVGTGAVAVSGKTVSVQYTGWLTDGKKFDSSVDRDEPFEFPLGAGRVIKGWDEGVAGMRVGGKRQLKIPPAAGYGARGAGNVIPPNATLIFDVELLGVK, encoded by the coding sequence ATGGGACTCTTGTTCGCCCAGGCCAAGAAAGAAGCCGCACCCGCCGGCCCCACAAAAGTTATGGGGAAACCGCAAAACACCGCTTCCGGCGTCGAATACTGGGACATCAAGGTGGGCACGGGCGCGGTTGCCGTGTCCGGCAAGACCGTGAGCGTCCAATACACCGGTTGGCTCACGGACGGCAAAAAGTTCGACAGCTCTGTGGACCGCGACGAGCCTTTTGAGTTCCCGCTGGGCGCGGGCCGCGTGATTAAAGGATGGGACGAAGGCGTGGCCGGGATGCGAGTCGGCGGGAAGCGCCAGTTGAAGATTCCACCCGCTGCCGGCTACGGGGCCAGGGGAGCGGGCAACGTGATCCCACCCAACGCCACCCTGATCTTTGACGTGGAATTGCTGGGAGTGAAGTAA
- a CDS encoding DUF4190 domain-containing protein encodes MFCFKCGFNMPDTATVCPQCNTPVTNAPQPPAPSPSSGQPASPWLNVPAMQAMPSQVLRPGMEPPTDGKATASLVLGILSVTCLWIFAGIPAVVLGHMSRKKIQESMGRLKGGWHGPGRLDPGLQQRRCRYPRHVDHRRHRRSQPAALPHGGQ; translated from the coding sequence ATGTTCTGCTTCAAGTGCGGTTTCAACATGCCGGATACCGCAACGGTTTGCCCGCAGTGCAATACCCCGGTGACCAATGCGCCTCAGCCGCCGGCCCCCTCGCCTTCTTCCGGCCAACCGGCGTCACCCTGGCTCAACGTGCCGGCGATGCAGGCCATGCCAAGCCAGGTGCTACGGCCAGGCATGGAGCCTCCCACCGACGGCAAAGCTACCGCAAGTCTGGTGCTGGGGATCCTGTCCGTCACTTGCTTGTGGATCTTCGCCGGCATTCCCGCCGTGGTGCTCGGACACATGTCGCGCAAGAAAATCCAGGAGAGCATGGGGCGTCTTAAAGGTGGATGGCATGGCCCTGGCCGGCTGGATCCTGGGCTACAGCAGCGTCGTTGTCGGTATCCCCGTCATGTTGATCATCGCCGCCATCGCCGTTCCCAACCTGCTGCGCTCCCGCATGGTGGCCAATGA